A part of Paenibacillus sp. IHBB 10380 genomic DNA contains:
- a CDS encoding carbohydrate ABC transporter permease, with protein sequence MRKTTNWTVTILIALGSLLILFPLYMTISIALKNPEEMALSIFSLPTGLHFENFRNAIEATNFFNALKNSAVITIISVVFILLTNSMVAYAIARNMNMKFFKVLYFYFISAMFIPFQIIMLPVVKVTTDFHMNNITGLIILYVVYGLAFNIFVYVGYIRSIPYELEEAATMDGASTWGTYWKIIFPLLAPISATIGILSCLSTWNDFMLPLILLGDQDSYTLPLVQYVFQGQFGTDFNLAFASYLLALTPMVIVYLFAQKWIINGITQGAIK encoded by the coding sequence ATGAGAAAGACAACGAATTGGACCGTTACTATACTTATTGCGTTGGGTTCTCTGCTCATTTTGTTCCCGCTCTATATGACGATCAGCATCGCATTGAAGAACCCAGAGGAAATGGCTCTTTCGATCTTCTCGCTGCCAACGGGGCTTCACTTTGAGAATTTCCGCAATGCGATCGAGGCGACGAATTTTTTCAATGCCTTAAAGAATAGTGCGGTGATAACTATCATTTCAGTGGTATTCATTCTGCTGACAAACTCGATGGTGGCTTATGCGATTGCGCGAAATATGAACATGAAATTCTTCAAAGTACTGTATTTCTATTTCATTAGTGCGATGTTCATTCCTTTCCAGATCATTATGCTACCTGTGGTTAAGGTAACGACGGACTTTCATATGAATAATATTACGGGGTTAATCATTCTCTATGTCGTGTACGGCCTTGCCTTTAATATTTTCGTGTATGTTGGATATATCCGTTCTATTCCGTATGAGCTTGAAGAAGCGGCGACGATGGATGGTGCCTCGACGTGGGGGACGTATTGGAAAATCATTTTCCCTCTCCTCGCGCCAATCAGCGCAACGATTGGAATTTTATCCTGTTTGTCGACTTGGAATGACTTCATGCTACCGCTCATTTTGCTGGGAGATCAAGATTCCTACACGCTTCCTCTTGTGCAATATGTGTTCCAAGGACAATTCGGCACCGATTTCAATCTCGCGTTCGCTTCTTACCTGCTTGCTTTAACGCCGATGGTCATCGTGTATCTGTTCGCGCAAAAATGGATTATTAACGGCATCACTCAGGGTGCGATTAAATAA
- a CDS encoding glycoside hydrolase family 13 protein, whose product MERKWWKESVVYQIYPRSFKDSNGDGIGDIKGITQKLAHLQDLGIDVIWLSPVYKSPNDDNGYDINDYRDIMDEFGTMSDFDEMLEEAHKHNIKIMLDLVVNHTSDEHDWFFESRSAKDSPYRDYYIWRPGKEGKPPTNWGAAFGGSTWEYDPSTDEYYLHLFSKKQPDLNWENPDLRKEVYDMMVYWLDKGVDGFRMDVVNFISKDQRFLDGTMNGTPYGNGGPYYMNGPRIHEFMQEMNREVLSKYDTITVGEMPGVSSEEAKLYTGSARNELDMVFHFEHVDIGNGRFGKWTPGPWKLTDLKTIFSRWQVGLEEDGWNSLYWSNHDQPRAISRFGNDCEEYRVISGKMLATCLHMLKGTPYIYQGEEIGMTNVTFESIDEYRDIESLNVYRDYTESKHLTSQEIMHAIHERGRDNARTPVQWSKESNAGFTTGQPWIAVNPNYKVINADAAVEDKDSIYHYYKKLIKLRKENLNIVYGKYELLLADNEQIYAFTRSLNDEKLLIICNFSEEQALFKLPNDIKFSDKELLIANYEVNPDEEIAAFSLKPYEARVYQLQ is encoded by the coding sequence ATGGAAAGAAAATGGTGGAAAGAAAGCGTAGTGTATCAAATATACCCTCGCAGCTTCAAGGACAGTAACGGTGATGGCATCGGTGACATCAAGGGAATTACTCAAAAATTGGCCCATTTACAGGATTTAGGTATTGATGTCATCTGGTTGTCCCCAGTCTATAAATCACCGAATGATGATAATGGTTATGATATTAATGATTATCGAGACATTATGGATGAGTTCGGAACGATGAGTGATTTTGATGAAATGCTGGAGGAGGCTCACAAGCACAATATCAAAATCATGTTGGATCTTGTCGTGAATCATACCTCGGATGAGCATGACTGGTTCTTCGAATCCCGATCGGCCAAGGATAGCCCTTATCGTGATTATTACATTTGGAGACCTGGTAAAGAAGGTAAGCCTCCGACCAATTGGGGTGCTGCTTTTGGGGGGAGTACGTGGGAGTATGACCCATCTACGGACGAATATTATTTGCACCTATTTAGTAAAAAACAGCCTGACTTAAATTGGGAGAACCCCGATTTACGAAAAGAAGTTTACGACATGATGGTGTACTGGTTGGACAAGGGCGTCGATGGTTTCCGAATGGATGTAGTTAACTTTATATCCAAGGACCAGCGTTTCCTAGATGGAACAATGAATGGTACCCCATATGGTAATGGTGGCCCATATTACATGAACGGACCACGAATCCATGAATTTATGCAAGAGATGAATAGGGAAGTATTATCGAAATACGATACTATCACGGTAGGTGAAATGCCCGGTGTAAGTTCGGAAGAAGCGAAGCTTTACACAGGGAGTGCGCGTAATGAGCTTGATATGGTCTTCCATTTTGAACACGTGGATATAGGCAATGGTAGGTTTGGTAAGTGGACACCGGGGCCATGGAAGCTGACGGATCTGAAGACGATCTTCTCCAGATGGCAAGTCGGGCTTGAAGAAGATGGATGGAACAGCTTGTACTGGAGTAATCATGACCAGCCAAGGGCTATCTCACGTTTTGGAAATGATTGTGAAGAGTATCGGGTTATATCCGGAAAAATGCTCGCCACTTGCCTTCATATGCTGAAAGGGACACCCTATATTTATCAAGGTGAAGAGATTGGTATGACCAATGTTACGTTTGAATCTATTGATGAATACCGGGACATCGAATCACTGAATGTATACAGGGATTATACGGAAAGCAAGCATCTTACTTCGCAAGAAATCATGCATGCGATCCATGAACGGGGAAGAGATAATGCTCGAACACCGGTTCAATGGTCCAAGGAATCTAATGCAGGCTTCACAACAGGGCAGCCTTGGATAGCTGTGAATCCTAATTATAAAGTAATTAATGCGGATGCGGCAGTTGAGGATAAAGATTCAATATATCATTATTATAAAAAATTGATCAAGTTACGTAAGGAAAACCTCAATATCGTCTATGGAAAATATGAGCTACTCTTAGCTGATAATGAACAAATATATGCTTTTACTAGAAGCCTGAACGATGAGAAACTATTGATTATATGCAACTTCTCTGAAGAACAAGCCTTGTTTAAATTACCGAATGATATAAAATTCTCGGACAAGGAATTGCTTATTGCTAACTATGAGGTTAATCCTGATGAAGAGATTGCCGCATTCAGTCTGAAACCCTATGAAGCTAGGGTGTATCAATTGCAATAG
- the rfbD gene encoding dTDP-4-dehydrorhamnose reductase has product MRVLITGANGQLGSDIVDIFNSIHQVFAFGRDTLDITNIEEITRIAREIKPDVIIHAAAYTAVDQAESNLEDAFEVNAYGTRNVAIAAEDVGAKLVYISTDYVFDGTNDEPYSEHDVPSPLGVYGESKYAGEQYAASLCLSHFIVRTSWVYGKYGNNFVKTMIQLGKERKSIRVVNDQTGSPTYTVDLVHFLLELIESDKYGVYHATNVGQCTWYDLAKAIFEIQEMNDVTVEACSTEEFPRPAARPRNSVLGHSAIKRNGFTDLPPWREALECFLKI; this is encoded by the coding sequence ATGAGGGTATTAATCACCGGTGCCAATGGACAGCTAGGCTCTGATATTGTCGATATCTTCAATTCTATTCACCAAGTATTCGCTTTTGGTAGGGATACATTGGATATTACGAATATTGAAGAGATAACAAGAATAGCTAGGGAAATCAAACCTGATGTTATTATTCACGCGGCAGCGTATACAGCTGTTGATCAAGCGGAATCCAATTTGGAAGATGCTTTCGAAGTCAATGCATATGGTACACGCAATGTCGCTATTGCTGCAGAGGATGTAGGAGCAAAACTGGTTTATATTAGCACGGACTATGTGTTCGATGGCACAAACGATGAACCTTATAGCGAACATGATGTTCCATCACCACTAGGGGTTTATGGAGAATCTAAATATGCGGGTGAACAATATGCCGCTTCATTATGCTTATCCCACTTTATTGTTCGCACTTCATGGGTTTACGGGAAATATGGGAACAACTTTGTCAAAACGATGATTCAATTAGGAAAAGAACGGAAGAGCATTCGAGTAGTTAACGATCAAACAGGTTCTCCTACGTATACGGTCGATTTGGTACATTTTCTATTGGAATTAATTGAATCTGATAAATATGGAGTATATCATGCCACCAATGTCGGACAATGTACTTGGTATGATTTGGCGAAAGCTATATTTGAAATACAGGAAATGAATGATGTGACCGTAGAAGCCTGTTCAACTGAGGAGTTTCCAAGACCAGCAGCAAGGCCACGTAATTCAGTATTAGGGCACAGCGCGATTAAGAGGAATGGGTTTACAGATTTACCTCCTTGGAGAGAGGCGCTGGAGTGTTTTTTGAAAATATAA